The genomic region caccTTTTACGAGCTGTCGTGCTCGGGCGTGTGCGCGAGCGCGAGCGCGTGCTTGTGGAGCAGGTCGTGGTCGTGGTCGTGGTCCGGGTCCAAGGGCTTGTCGTAGTCCTCGTCCTCGTCCGGGTCCGAGCTCACCTTTAACCTCTGCGTCTCACAGTCCTGCTTCTTCTTGGCGGAGGCCATTTCCGCCGCGTGCTTCTTGCGCCACTTGGTCCGACGGTTCTGGAACCACACCTGCGCGCGCACGCAGGAGAAAAcaggtataaaaacaaatatcgatttctaatatatatatatatatacaaatatatttcagTGGAAAAGCCTGGAAATGTTTTATGTGAGCAGCTGAAAGAAAATAAATAGTTTccgttttttttcaattattattattattatcattattattactatttaaatTATAAAATGTTTTGGAAAGAAAGCAAAACGATATttaaatgaaattatttaaatTAGTTCAGAGACACTTAATGGCTCTAAAAGGCCTcaaaggagagaaaaaaaatattgttatcgaataacatccatccatccctttttctaccgcttattccctttggggtcgcgggggccgctggtgcctatctcagctacgatcgggcggaaggcggggcacaccctggacaagtcgccaactcatcgcaggttATCGAATAACATTCTCGTAAAAATACGAGACTGATTAAATTAAACATGTAAAAATTTATTGTGGgtataaattaaaacaaaatacatcCATAAAAGTAATGCCGTTAAAATAGATGACTGATAAAAACCGAAAATGATAGTAATGTCAAGTTATTTTAAATGATAATTAATCATTTTAAGTGTGTttagtattaaaaaataaatcgaCATTTTAAAAAGCACAGCTGCTTTAAAATGACAAAGTTAAAATTCAGCATTTGATTAAATAACTTAATTAGGTTTTAGTAAAATAGGTAAAAAGCTGGATTTCAATTTCAATAAACGCGATTattgtgaataataataataatgataacaattaaaaaaaaggcctATAGTGAAAGTGAAAGCTATTTAAAATAACCAAGTGgaaatgatgattattattaaatCATTTGGTGTAATGAGGAATTGttattgcgtgtgtgtgtgtgtgtgtgtgtgtgtgtgtgtgtgtgtgtgtgtgcgcgcgcgcgcgcgtaCCTTGACCTGGCTCTCGGTCATGCCGAGGGAGAAGGCCAGTCTCGCCCTCTCCGGTCCCGCCAAATATTTGGTTTGTTCAAAAGttttttccagagcaaaaatttgTTGTCCAGAGAAAGTTGGCCGCGTGTGTTTTCTTTTGCCGTCCTTGTCCAACACGCAACTCTGCtctgcaacacaacaacacatcatcgtTACTGATaacacgcgcgcacgcacgctcacacgcacacgcacacactcacggGGCGAGCACGCAAAGCGCGCGTCCCTCCAGTGTGGACTCTGCATGACCCCCGGCCAGAAAATGGGGGTCCGGCCCGGTAGTTCGGTGAGGGGTTTGGGGTAGCGGGACGCCGCGGGGGTGAAGAAGAGTCcgggcggcggcggcggaggcGGCGGCGGGCTGAGGCTGCTGAAGCGCGGGTGCAGGGCGCCTAAGACCCCCGCCGAGGCCGAGGCGGCGGAGGGCCGGTTGAGGATGTCGTTGATGCCGTGAGGGGTCGCGGACGAGCACATGTGCTGCGGGGAGCCGAGACCCGACGACTTGAGGCCCGGGGAGGACGCCGCCATCCCGCCCGGGTTGGGCGAGCTGGTGGCCGGGGAGGTGGACGAGGTGTGTCCGGCGGAGGAGAGCGGGTAGGCGGGGTACTGGGGGGTCTTCATGTCGGCCATGCTGTGCAGAGCCGCCAGAGGTGGGGAGCTCAGGAGGAAGCTGCTCTGGTCCATCGGACCCAGCGCTAACATCACCCTGCAGGTCCGGACTCGGACGGACGGTCCGCTTCTAGCAGTCCATGTCCGCGCGGAGCCGCAGCAGGGCGCCGAGGTGCAAGGGGGGGGTCTGGGGGGGGAAAGGGAGGGATGGATCAGTCCCGCTCGGTCCGTTTCAACAAGTTGTCGGAGTCTGCAAGTGGATCTTCTGGTTCCGACGTCCCGCAGCCCGGGGGGCCAAGTTTGAGAGCTGTGCGCTGATTGGAGCGCCGGGGATGTGACGTCACACAGGCCCGGGTGGAGGCGCGCCTCCTGATTGGATAAAAagggatgctttttttttttttttttttaataagcataataataacaatagtaataaagAAGAAAAGAATGATGGAGAAGAAATAAACACCGGACGGAAAGACACAAACTTCCAGCATCTTCACGGTTGCAACAACTTTTATCACCTCCGTTTCATCTTCATCGTCAACATGCGGCGTGTGGCGCCATCTGGTGGGCAGACTGCGTTAATGGCTTCCCCCCCGCTGATGGACAATAACACAATAAATCAGATTGAAATATTTGTGACGTTGACTGAATAATTAAGCTCAATAGTAGGAAAAATATGTTCACGTGATTTGAGATTGAAAAGGTCTTAGTGGTCTATATCGGCCTCCAAAGTGTCTGATTGGGTCCAGCATGACGGCGCTACGTGACAAGTGGTCACGTGATTGATCAGTCTGACAGGTCGTGTCAAGGTTGGTGCAGGGAGCTCGGAGTGGATCTTCCAAAGTGGGGATAGCAGTTTTAAAGATGTCCGCAACATCACAACTTCACTAAGTACACTGTGTACTTagttatatagtgtgtgtgtacttagttaCATAGTGTGTGTCTACTTAGTTATATAGTGTGTGTCTACTTAGttatatagtgtgtgtacttagttatatagtgtgtgtgtacttagttatatagtgtgtgtgtacttagttacatagtgtgtgtgtacttagttatatagtgtgtgtgtacttagttaCATAGTGTGCGTGTACTTAGTTATATAGTGTGCGTGTACTTagttatatagtgtgtgtgtacttagttatatagtgt from Nerophis ophidion isolate RoL-2023_Sa linkage group LG17, RoL_Noph_v1.0, whole genome shotgun sequence harbors:
- the LOC133536577 gene encoding homeobox protein Nkx-6.1-like, which produces MLALGPMDQSSFLLSSPPLAALHSMADMKTPQYPAYPLSSAGHTSSTSPATSSPNPGGMAASSPGLKSSGLGSPQHMCSSATPHGINDILNRPSAASASAGVLGALHPRFSSLSPPPPPPPPPGLFFTPAASRYPKPLTELPGRTPIFWPGVMQSPHWRDARFACSPQQSCVLDKDGKRKHTRPTFSGQQIFALEKTFEQTKYLAGPERARLAFSLGMTESQVKVWFQNRRTKWRKKHAAEMASAKKKQDCETQRLKVSSDPDEDEDYDKPLDPDHDHDHDLLHKHALALAHTPEHDSS